A genome region from Nicotiana tabacum cultivar K326 chromosome 13, ASM71507v2, whole genome shotgun sequence includes the following:
- the LOC107826476 gene encoding putative F-box protein PP2-B12 yields the protein MAVESRNSSAVNGVDIYHLPEGCIANILSLTCPRDASRLSLVASIFRSAAESDAVWDRFLPPDYRDIISRSSDGPDSIMFGSKKELYLYLCDYPFLIEGGTKSFSLEKRSGKKCYMLAAKSLAIVWADTPRYWRWISLLESRFSEVAELLEVCWFDITGKINTSMLSPDTKYAAYFVFTTKSRTYGFDHQSAEGAVGISGHERKSLTVFLDPEAARRHMYQIVPRRLGLLNQMANILRREVNRPSENEAQAQARYPQQRSDGWIEVELGEFFVKRGQEVELEMSLTEIKEGNWKSGLVVEGIEIRPKEG from the exons ATGGCGGTGGAAAGCCGAAATAGCTCCGCCGTCAACGGCGTTGATATCTACCACCTGCCGGAAGGTTGCATAGCGAACATTCTATCATTAACGTGTCCGAGGGATGCAAGTCGGCTATCGCTTGTGGCTTCAATTTTCCGGTCCGCTGCTGAATCGGATGCCGTTTGGGACCGGTTTTTGCCGCCGGATTATCGCGATATTATTTCCCGGTCTAGTGATGGACCGGATTCGATTATGTTCGGTTCGAAGAAAGAGCTTTATCTTTACCTCTGTGATTATCCTTTTCTGATTGAAGGTGGCACTAAG AGCTTCTCATTGGAGAAGCGCAGTGGAAAGAAATGTTACATGTTAGCTGCAAAGTCACTTGCAATTGTTTGGGCTGACACACCTAGGTATTGGAGATGGATCTCCCTTCTCGAGTCCAG GTTCTCAGAGGTCGCTGAGCTTCTTGAAGTCTGCTGGTTTGACATTACCGGCAAGATAAACACCTCTATGTTATCCCCTGACACCAAATATGCAGCATACTTTGTGTTCACAACGAAATCCAGGACCTATGGATTTGATCACCAAAGTGCAGAGGGTGCAGTAGGGATTTCGGGACATGAAAGGAAATCCCTTACAGTTTTTCTGGATCCAGAGGCAGCACGGAGGCATATGTACCAAATTGTTCCTAGGCGGCTGGGACTATTGAACCAGATGGCAAATATCCTAAGGCGGGAAGTGAATCGACCTTCAGAAAACGAAGCACAAGCACAAGCACGATACCCGCAACAGAGAAGTGATGGATGGATAGAAGTTGAGTTGGGAGAATTCTTTGTCAAGAGAGGACAAGAAGTTGAACTGGAGATGAGCTTGACAGAGATCAAGGAAGGTAACTGGAAAAGTGGCTTAGTTGTTGAAGGGATTGAAATCAGGCCTAAGGAAGGCTAA